A window from Chloracidobacterium sp. encodes these proteins:
- a CDS encoding Fe(2+)-trafficking protein translates to MLDTLCVALKGTPRVVVQVLKEKGALSAAQLVAETGHPEKSVRMALGELEKARLVKREGDAYAVACRDEMPPMSRVPFNNELGRRVYATACAECWKKWQAQQLVLMNHFGLNPLDPQAQKFLFGAMESFFFGDGTPPMMIDTTLQGQISHLE, encoded by the coding sequence ATGCTCGATACCCTGTGTGTAGCTTTGAAGGGGACGCCGCGCGTCGTCGTCCAAGTGCTCAAGGAAAAAGGGGCGCTGTCGGCGGCTCAGCTCGTCGCCGAGACCGGTCATCCTGAAAAGTCGGTCAGAATGGCGCTTGGCGAGCTGGAGAAGGCGCGGTTGGTCAAACGCGAAGGTGATGCCTACGCCGTTGCTTGCCGGGACGAGATGCCGCCGATGTCGCGCGTCCCCTTCAACAATGAGCTTGGGCGTAGGGTGTACGCTACCGCCTGCGCCGAGTGCTGGAAGAAGTGGCAGGCCCAGCAACTCGTCCTGATGAATCACTTTGGTTTGAATCCGCTTGATCCACAGGCTCAAAAGTTTCTGTTTGGCGCAATGGAGTCGTTTTTCTTTGGCGACGGAACGCCGCCGATGATGATTGACACGACGTTGCAGGGCCAGATCAGTCACCTTGAATAG
- a CDS encoding tetratricopeptide repeat protein — MTDQTVATTVERTARAATQCPEVQLQSLFQRGKQLWEYGEYEAAKAAFRQAIKLDAEHTPSYEWLGAVLRELGELREAIRMWRTAETLAPNHPRVLLNLGVGLFELGKFFAASRTDEPLQLLRRAVACSPTPYGRAWFNLGNVLYVHGNYAAARDAYQAALDAEPGLGVAYRNLGNALFRLDQPTAALAAYQRALDAGDTQGAAHHNLGLAALRVRAAETAASAFRAAVTLRPTDGESWLGLGNALAMQGEFQAARAALTEARASRGGQYPEAALDLSKVLLAMGQAEAAVEVLSKQLTVTPLPGLYRQLSRAYIKLGRLPEAVQTLQRFVATPAGDTALGYYELGVALAQCEPPYVAEQAFRTAIEKSHGVYPEAWHRLGRVLMRQNKLVLAVEAFERAIEQRPDFAEALRDLGQALYRSSDLHAADAALNAAIRVERMTGRVSQQAVWEVESELWAGLRQAACLYDLPSSP; from the coding sequence ATGACGGATCAAACGGTGGCGACTACAGTTGAACGAACGGCGCGCGCTGCGACGCAATGCCCGGAAGTTCAGTTACAGAGCTTATTCCAGCGCGGCAAACAACTCTGGGAGTACGGCGAATATGAAGCGGCGAAAGCCGCTTTTCGGCAGGCGATCAAGCTGGACGCTGAACATACGCCGTCGTACGAATGGTTGGGCGCCGTGCTGCGCGAGTTGGGCGAACTGCGCGAGGCCATCCGCATGTGGCGGACGGCGGAGACGTTGGCACCCAACCACCCGCGTGTTCTGCTTAATTTGGGTGTTGGACTGTTTGAACTAGGCAAGTTTTTTGCCGCCAGTCGAACTGACGAGCCGCTGCAGTTGCTGCGCCGCGCTGTTGCTTGCTCACCGACGCCGTATGGTCGGGCGTGGTTCAATCTGGGAAACGTCCTTTATGTTCACGGCAACTACGCAGCGGCGCGCGATGCCTACCAAGCGGCGTTAGACGCTGAGCCGGGGCTTGGCGTCGCCTATCGCAATTTGGGCAACGCTCTGTTCCGCCTCGATCAGCCGACAGCGGCGCTAGCAGCGTATCAGCGGGCATTGGACGCCGGCGACACACAGGGTGCGGCGCATCACAACTTGGGCTTGGCTGCTCTGCGCGTGCGCGCCGCGGAAACCGCTGCGTCTGCGTTTCGCGCCGCTGTCACGTTGCGCCCGACGGACGGTGAAAGTTGGTTGGGTCTGGGCAATGCGCTGGCGATGCAGGGTGAGTTTCAAGCCGCACGGGCGGCGCTGACGGAAGCGCGCGCCAGTCGCGGCGGACAGTACCCCGAAGCCGCGCTTGATCTTAGCAAAGTGTTGCTGGCGATGGGGCAAGCGGAGGCAGCGGTCGAAGTCCTGTCTAAACAGTTGACAGTGACGCCGTTGCCAGGTTTGTACCGCCAACTGAGCCGCGCCTATATCAAACTTGGGCGTCTGCCGGAAGCCGTCCAAACGCTTCAGCGCTTTGTGGCGACGCCCGCCGGGGACACAGCGCTAGGCTACTATGAGCTAGGGGTGGCGCTTGCCCAATGCGAGCCTCCCTATGTCGCCGAACAAGCTTTCCGGACAGCGATTGAAAAAAGCCACGGTGTGTATCCCGAAGCTTGGCATCGCCTGGGGCGAGTCCTCATGCGCCAGAACAAGCTCGTCCTTGCCGTCGAAGCTTTCGAGCGGGCCATCGAACAGCGTCCCGACTTCGCCGAGGCGCTCAGGGATTTGGGGCAGGCGCTCTACCGGTCAAGTGATTTGCACGCGGCCGACGCCGCGCTTAACGCCGCCATCCGGGTCGAACGAATGACCGGTCGGGTCAGTCAACAGGCGGTGTGGGAAGTGGAAAGCGAGTTGTGGGCCGGCTTGCGTCAGGCGGCGTGTCTGTACGATTTGCCGTCTAGTCCGTAA
- the atpD gene encoding F0F1 ATP synthase subunit beta: protein MSAPAPAPRTGKVVQVIGPVVDVAFGDGYLPPMYQALRIVSDGFDVPQPINIVVEVQRHMGDGLVRTVAMQPTEGLVRGMKVYDLGTQITVPVGKGTLGRIMNVLGEPVDELGPIKHEKRYPIHRPAPSFEQQSTETEMLETGIKVIDLIQPFLKGGKIGLFGGAGVGKTVMIMELINNVAMGHGGYSVFAGVGERTREGNDLWVEMQEGGVIRMDNLEESKIALVYGQMTEPPGARARVALSGLSVAEYFRDEMNQDVLFFVDNVFRFTQAGSEVSALLGRMPSAVGYQPTLATEMGEMQERITSTKTGSITSVQAIYVPADDLTDPAPATTFAHLDAKTVLSRQIAELGIFPAVDPLDSTSRILDPQIVGQEHYEVAEGVKRTLQRYKELQDIIAILGIDELSEEDKLTVARARKIQKFLSQPFHVAEQFTGRKGKYVKVADTIRSFKAILEGKHDDLPEQAFYMCGAIEDAIENAKKMAE, encoded by the coding sequence ATGAGCGCCCCTGCTCCCGCCCCAAGAACAGGGAAAGTGGTTCAAGTTATTGGTCCAGTGGTGGATGTCGCCTTTGGCGATGGGTATCTCCCGCCAATGTACCAAGCTCTCCGTATCGTTAGCGACGGGTTCGATGTACCCCAGCCGATCAACATTGTCGTTGAGGTTCAACGGCACATGGGCGATGGACTGGTACGAACAGTCGCCATGCAGCCGACAGAAGGACTGGTGCGAGGCATGAAGGTGTATGACCTTGGCACGCAGATTACCGTTCCAGTCGGCAAAGGTACACTCGGGCGGATCATGAATGTTCTCGGTGAGCCGGTGGATGAGCTAGGCCCCATCAAGCATGAAAAACGCTACCCGATCCACCGGCCGGCCCCGTCCTTCGAGCAGCAATCCACCGAGACTGAAATGCTTGAGACCGGCATCAAGGTCATTGACTTGATTCAGCCCTTCCTCAAAGGGGGGAAAATTGGTTTGTTTGGCGGCGCGGGCGTCGGCAAAACCGTGATGATCATGGAACTCATTAACAACGTCGCCATGGGGCACGGCGGCTACTCTGTCTTTGCTGGCGTCGGCGAGCGGACGCGCGAGGGCAACGACCTGTGGGTGGAGATGCAAGAAGGCGGCGTCATCCGCATGGACAACCTCGAAGAATCGAAGATTGCGCTGGTGTACGGCCAGATGACCGAGCCACCGGGCGCGCGGGCACGAGTGGCCCTGTCGGGATTGTCCGTTGCGGAGTACTTCCGCGATGAGATGAATCAGGACGTACTGTTCTTCGTGGACAACGTGTTTCGCTTCACGCAGGCCGGCTCGGAAGTGTCGGCGCTGCTGGGGCGCATGCCATCCGCCGTCGGTTACCAACCCACCCTCGCCACGGAAATGGGCGAAATGCAGGAGCGGATTACTTCGACCAAGACTGGCTCGATCACCTCTGTTCAAGCGATATACGTTCCGGCCGACGACCTGACCGACCCAGCGCCGGCGACCACCTTCGCGCATCTCGACGCCAAAACTGTGCTGTCGCGTCAGATCGCCGAGTTGGGGATTTTTCCGGCAGTAGACCCGCTGGATTCCACCTCGCGCATTCTCGACCCGCAAATCGTCGGACAAGAACACTACGAAGTCGCCGAGGGCGTCAAACGTACGCTGCAACGTTACAAGGAGCTCCAGGACATCATTGCTATTCTAGGCATTGACGAGCTCTCTGAAGAGGACAAGCTGACGGTGGCGCGCGCGCGCAAAATCCAGAAGTTTCTTTCCCAGCCTTTCCACGTCGCAGAGCAGTTTACGGGCCGCAAAGGCAAGTACGTCAAAGTGGCCGACACAATTCGGAGCTTCAAGGCGATTCTTGAAGGCAAGCACGACGACCTGCCGGAACAAGCGTTTTACATGTGTGGCGCAATTGAAGACGCCATCGAGAACGCTAAGAAAATGGCAGAGTAA
- a CDS encoding NAD-dependent epimerase/dehydratase family protein gives MAGKASSAPSNRKRLLITGIAGGLATQLASAIPLEWEVVGIGRRPPQLPIRRDITYRQLDIRKKALEDLFRNERFDAVIHLAVANDARLPMTVRHTVNVIATMRLLACCERQGVPQVILLSSADVYGADPTNPTFLTEDYPLKAIQRYADMGDKVEFDTYCRSWMHQVRSTTTTLLRPCHIVGPHVQNFLTTYLRFGLVPVPFGYDPMIQVIDERDMVQALLLTLEKKHGGVYNVTGPGELPLSVAVREAGGIAVPVIYQLAAPLMKLGWAVGLLPFPTPQYDFLMFPCVIDGSKFRETFGFKPRFSLHKALRSIRRRPAAAEVEESEPTPRRRRSPIRPPLTES, from the coding sequence ATGGCTGGAAAAGCCTCCTCTGCACCCAGCAACCGTAAGCGGCTGTTGATTACCGGCATCGCTGGCGGTCTAGCCACCCAGTTGGCTTCAGCGATCCCGTTGGAGTGGGAGGTCGTCGGGATTGGGCGGCGTCCGCCGCAGCTTCCGATTCGGCGCGATATTACCTATCGCCAGCTTGATATTCGGAAAAAAGCGCTGGAAGACCTATTTCGCAACGAGCGCTTTGACGCGGTCATCCACTTGGCGGTCGCCAACGACGCGCGATTGCCGATGACCGTCCGCCATACCGTGAACGTCATCGCCACGATGCGCTTGCTGGCCTGTTGCGAACGGCAAGGCGTCCCCCAAGTCATCTTGCTTAGCAGTGCCGATGTTTACGGCGCCGACCCAACCAATCCGACCTTCCTGACTGAGGATTATCCACTCAAGGCTATCCAGCGGTACGCCGATATGGGCGATAAGGTTGAGTTTGACACCTACTGCCGGTCATGGATGCACCAAGTACGCTCAACAACGACGACCCTGCTTCGACCGTGCCACATCGTCGGGCCGCACGTACAAAATTTCCTCACCACGTACCTGCGGTTTGGCCTCGTGCCCGTTCCGTTCGGCTACGATCCGATGATCCAAGTCATTGATGAACGGGACATGGTGCAGGCGCTGCTGCTGACGCTAGAGAAAAAACATGGCGGGGTGTACAACGTCACTGGCCCTGGTGAATTACCGCTGTCCGTGGCAGTTCGTGAGGCGGGTGGGATCGCCGTTCCGGTGATTTACCAGTTGGCGGCCCCGCTGATGAAGCTGGGATGGGCGGTTGGGCTGTTGCCTTTCCCGACGCCGCAGTATGATTTTTTGATGTTCCCATGCGTGATTGACGGAAGCAAGTTCCGTGAAACGTTTGGGTTTAAGCCGCGCTTTTCGCTGCATAAGGCGTTGCGTTCTATTCGGCGGCGGCCAGCCGCCGCCGAAGTGGAGGAAAGCGAACCGACGCCGCGCCGCCGCCGAAGCCCCATCCGACCGCCGCTGACGGAATCCTGA
- a CDS encoding ATP-binding protein — MLETSIPIYATLTYLDSQGFQRTVRINRPVFSIGRLRTNDLQINNSYVSRRHAEIIYRDGRFILRDNQSTGGVLVNGERITTHVLQSGDRFQLGDVNPVTLLFETHAISPDSSGAAADEEQRTTDKLTTVIASPRSRFLNTALLDSAENITDFTLNRLKALNEFSRKMLTAGSTQALLECLLDAAMETLPAERGAILLRDAATGALEMRFVRTRSGTTQVQPSLTIAMQAFEQNVAIRSFDALSDTRFSSTSSIVQQAIHSVMCAPISSPRQIWGVCYVDNLLATTQFSDEELEYFLALTQQAGFVMENLHLIEELRATQERLINQEKLATLGQFASGIAHELKNQLSALTAAEILMSDAEDQRQRQLIQLILNAQQRMVAMVNEIRDFARPEPKVYEKTVQPLVPIVEEALNFARYDPLVRVCRTSFKADGNPYVSLNRDKIMQVLLNLLRNGAQAMRDRPGELTVRVDEVDGSARITVSDTGCGIAPENLQRIWEPFFTTKGSEGTGLGLGICRRIIEGHDGDITCQSTLGQGTTFTIHLPLAPQPSA, encoded by the coding sequence ATGTTGGAAACGTCCATCCCCATCTATGCGACCCTTACCTACCTCGACAGCCAAGGGTTTCAGCGCACCGTGCGCATTAACCGCCCGGTGTTTAGCATCGGCCGCCTACGCACCAACGACCTCCAGATCAACAACTCCTATGTTTCGCGCCGGCACGCCGAAATCATTTATCGGGATGGGCGGTTCATTCTGCGCGACAACCAGAGTACAGGGGGCGTGTTGGTCAATGGCGAGCGGATTACCACGCACGTCCTTCAGTCCGGCGACCGATTTCAGCTTGGTGACGTCAACCCCGTTACGTTGCTTTTTGAGACGCACGCCATCTCGCCGGACAGCAGTGGCGCCGCCGCCGACGAGGAGCAACGCACCACTGACAAACTGACGACGGTCATCGCCAGTCCTCGTTCGCGCTTTCTCAACACAGCGCTGCTGGACAGCGCTGAAAACATCACCGATTTCACGCTCAATCGGCTCAAGGCGCTGAACGAGTTCAGCCGCAAAATGCTGACGGCGGGCAGCACACAGGCGTTACTGGAGTGTTTGCTGGACGCCGCGATGGAAACGCTGCCGGCGGAACGCGGGGCGATCCTTCTCCGCGACGCGGCGACTGGTGCGCTCGAAATGCGGTTTGTCCGCACACGGTCGGGAACAACGCAGGTTCAACCAAGCCTGACCATTGCCATGCAGGCGTTTGAGCAAAACGTCGCCATCCGCAGCTTTGACGCCTTGTCGGATACACGGTTTTCGTCCACGTCGAGTATCGTTCAGCAAGCCATCCATTCGGTGATGTGCGCCCCAATTAGTTCACCACGGCAGATTTGGGGGGTGTGCTACGTGGACAACCTGCTGGCGACCACCCAGTTCAGCGATGAGGAACTGGAATATTTTTTGGCGCTGACCCAGCAGGCTGGCTTTGTGATGGAAAACCTGCATCTGATTGAAGAGTTGCGGGCGACGCAGGAGCGTCTCATCAATCAAGAAAAACTGGCCACGCTGGGGCAGTTCGCCAGCGGCATCGCCCACGAGTTGAAAAACCAACTCTCGGCGCTGACAGCGGCCGAGATCCTGATGAGCGACGCCGAGGATCAGCGTCAGCGCCAGTTGATCCAGCTCATCCTCAACGCCCAGCAGCGCATGGTGGCGATGGTCAACGAGATTCGGGACTTTGCCCGGCCGGAGCCGAAAGTCTATGAAAAGACCGTGCAGCCGCTTGTCCCGATTGTTGAAGAAGCACTCAACTTTGCCCGTTACGACCCACTGGTGAGGGTTTGTCGCACCAGCTTCAAAGCGGACGGCAACCCCTACGTCAGCCTCAATCGTGACAAAATCATGCAGGTTCTCCTCAATTTGCTGCGCAATGGCGCACAGGCGATGCGAGACCGGCCTGGTGAACTCACTGTACGGGTTGACGAAGTGGATGGAAGTGCGAGAATCACCGTATCGGACACCGGCTGCGGCATTGCGCCGGAAAACCTGCAACGTATCTGGGAGCCTTTCTTCACGACCAAAGGTAGTGAAGGGACTGGACTTGGGCTAGGTATCTGTCGCCGGATCATTGAAGGCCATGACGGCGACATTACCTGCCAGAGCACGCTCGGTCAGGGCACAACGTTTACAATTCACTTGCCACTCGCTCCGCAGCCTTCCGCCTAG
- a CDS encoding transglycosylase SLT domain-containing protein, whose translation MSALRQAVVRAGNQPSDSVLAEFERRYPNSEVAALARLRRGYDSYQARNYATAVALLDTPVIADWSRLGDYGLYYLGKAQFDSGKFEAAQNTLTRLTVRYPQSPLVREATLQAARAAAVRRDVAAVERVLKPLLDAGDGNALAILTLTYHDAGRLDDARRIWRRIITEAPDSLSQDEVQNARQALFPNPVAAAMAARVTDAPGLRLRAYRLYEAKQYAAAVDDFTQLATLDPAALQNDEARFRYGVSLYFAQKFAAAAVQLAAVSDQNKERHAEALFYLAEAVRRSGGANYPATVERLLALYPTSPRAGEALENLARWAEKHGDASYYDRLVRQYPERKAGQQWHFKRAWALHQQGAYAVAVPLLLEHVALFPFSDNKGRAAYWAARDLERVGRSSEARLLYEAIVRRYRYNHYGQQAAERLQRLRAVPAAQLTAEHPVMRAVAGLPPARPSVETIGSEGVVWLERASQLRIIGLMELSLNELEAARRTAPTSPKVALEIARVYRDLGQPHQAAQALQRAHPDYAAYQGDEISREEWEILYPLREWETIQREAKAHGLDPFIVAGLIRQESIFDPNARSPANAIGLMQLLPSTGRLVANKKGVGPITTEQLYNPQLNIVLGVSYLAEMRRRFGRYEYAFAAYNAGPGRVINWLKTLPTEELDVWIDAIPITETRLYVLGVIRNAAHYRRLYGSNGRD comes from the coding sequence TTGAGCGCGCTCCGCCAAGCCGTTGTCCGCGCCGGCAACCAACCGTCGGATAGTGTGTTAGCCGAATTTGAGCGCCGCTACCCAAACTCCGAAGTCGCTGCGCTAGCTCGGCTTCGGCGCGGTTATGACAGCTACCAGGCGCGCAACTATGCGACCGCCGTCGCTTTGCTCGATACGCCGGTGATCGCTGATTGGAGTCGGTTGGGCGACTATGGGCTGTACTATCTTGGCAAGGCGCAATTCGATAGCGGCAAGTTTGAAGCGGCGCAGAACACCTTGACGCGACTCACTGTGCGGTATCCGCAATCGCCTTTAGTCCGTGAAGCGACGCTTCAGGCCGCCCGCGCCGCCGCCGTCCGGCGTGACGTGGCGGCGGTGGAACGGGTTCTCAAGCCGTTGCTGGACGCAGGCGACGGCAACGCGCTGGCGATTTTGACGCTCACCTACCACGACGCCGGACGCCTCGACGACGCCCGCCGCATCTGGCGGCGCATCATTACGGAAGCGCCCGACAGCCTGAGTCAGGATGAGGTGCAAAACGCCCGGCAGGCGCTGTTTCCTAACCCGGTTGCGGCGGCGATGGCGGCGCGCGTCACCGACGCTCCCGGACTACGCCTCCGCGCTTACCGCCTGTATGAGGCCAAGCAGTACGCCGCTGCGGTCGATGACTTTACCCAGTTGGCGACGCTTGACCCGGCGGCGCTCCAGAACGATGAAGCGCGCTTCCGGTACGGCGTTAGCCTGTACTTTGCTCAAAAATTCGCCGCCGCCGCCGTTCAACTCGCGGCGGTGAGCGACCAAAACAAAGAGCGGCACGCCGAAGCTCTGTTTTATCTGGCGGAAGCTGTGCGACGCAGCGGCGGCGCAAACTACCCCGCGACCGTCGAGCGGCTTCTCGCGCTGTACCCAACGTCGCCGCGCGCCGGCGAAGCGCTTGAAAACCTTGCTCGCTGGGCTGAAAAGCACGGCGACGCAAGCTACTACGACCGACTGGTCCGGCAGTACCCAGAACGGAAAGCCGGACAACAGTGGCATTTCAAGCGGGCTTGGGCGTTGCACCAACAGGGGGCGTACGCCGTCGCCGTGCCGCTGCTCCTTGAACACGTCGCGCTTTTCCCCTTCTCGGACAACAAGGGACGGGCGGCCTACTGGGCGGCGCGAGACCTTGAGCGCGTTGGGCGCAGTTCAGAAGCAAGGTTGCTGTACGAAGCGATTGTCCGTCGCTACCGCTACAACCACTATGGGCAGCAGGCGGCAGAGCGCCTTCAGCGTTTGCGTGCCGTGCCGGCGGCCCAACTGACGGCGGAGCATCCGGTGATGCGCGCCGTCGCCGGGTTGCCGCCCGCTCGTCCGTCGGTTGAGACCATTGGCTCAGAAGGCGTGGTGTGGTTGGAGCGAGCTTCCCAACTGCGCATCATCGGTTTGATGGAGTTGTCGTTGAATGAACTGGAGGCCGCGCGCCGAACGGCTCCAACCTCCCCTAAAGTCGCACTGGAGATTGCCCGCGTTTACCGCGACCTTGGCCAGCCGCACCAAGCGGCGCAGGCCCTGCAGCGTGCGCACCCTGATTATGCGGCTTACCAAGGTGACGAAATCAGCCGTGAGGAGTGGGAAATTTTGTATCCACTGCGTGAATGGGAAACCATCCAGCGGGAAGCAAAGGCGCACGGCCTCGACCCATTCATTGTCGCCGGATTAATTCGTCAGGAATCCATTTTTGATCCCAACGCCCGCTCCCCCGCCAATGCCATTGGCCTGATGCAGCTTTTGCCTTCGACGGGGCGACTGGTCGCCAACAAAAAGGGCGTTGGCCCCATCACCACCGAGCAACTCTACAACCCGCAGCTCAATATCGTACTAGGCGTAAGCTACCTTGCCGAGATGCGCCGCCGGTTTGGGCGGTATGAGTACGCCTTTGCAGCGTACAACGCCGGACCCGGACGAGTCATCAACTGGCTCAAAACGCTGCCGACCGAGGAACTGGATGTGTGGATTGACGCGATTCCGATTACCGAGACGCGGCTTTACGTCCTAGGCGTGATACGCAATGCGGCGCACTACCGGCGGCTGTACGGAAGCAACGGGCGAGATTGA
- the uppP gene encoding undecaprenyl-diphosphatase UppP yields MSILQAILLGIVQGLTEFLPISSTAHLILVSKLLQLDQKLTPEQLTGFVAFIQLGTVAALIIYFFPDLWAIARGFLTDHLAWLQGRGTLSAPARLGWLIIVGSTPVIVLGFAFKKVIEGTLTKNLYVIASALIGLALVLTAAELFGSRRLKLEDLTWVHALVIGFGQALALIPGASRSGTTITAGLLLGLERATAARFSFLLCVPALTGAGVLQFVREVKDFDPSMLAATAVATLVSGITGYAAIAFLLFFLKTHSMFVFVAYRLILGGCLLALLATNRLSPV; encoded by the coding sequence ATGTCCATCTTGCAAGCCATCCTTCTCGGCATCGTTCAGGGGCTGACCGAGTTTTTGCCTATCAGCAGCACGGCACACCTGATCCTTGTTAGCAAGCTGCTTCAGCTTGACCAAAAACTGACGCCGGAGCAACTCACTGGCTTTGTTGCGTTCATTCAGTTAGGCACTGTGGCGGCGTTGATCATCTACTTTTTCCCTGACCTGTGGGCTATTGCGCGTGGTTTTCTGACAGACCATCTCGCTTGGCTTCAAGGTAGGGGAACGCTTAGCGCACCAGCGCGTCTAGGATGGTTGATCATTGTCGGCTCAACGCCGGTGATCGTGCTTGGTTTCGCCTTCAAGAAGGTCATTGAAGGCACGTTGACCAAAAACCTTTATGTCATTGCCAGTGCTTTGATTGGGCTGGCGTTGGTGTTGACGGCGGCGGAACTGTTCGGCTCGCGGCGTTTGAAATTGGAGGACCTAACGTGGGTTCACGCGCTCGTTATCGGCTTTGGACAAGCGTTGGCGCTTATTCCTGGGGCGTCCCGTTCCGGGACAACCATCACCGCCGGGTTGCTGCTCGGATTGGAGCGCGCAACCGCCGCTCGCTTTTCATTTCTGCTGTGCGTTCCAGCACTGACGGGGGCAGGCGTGTTGCAGTTTGTCCGGGAAGTCAAGGATTTCGATCCCTCAATGCTGGCGGCGACGGCCGTCGCCACGCTGGTCTCTGGGATCACGGGTTACGCCGCCATCGCCTTTTTGCTTTTCTTCCTTAAAACACACAGCATGTTTGTGTTTGTGGCTTATCGGCTCATTCTTGGTGGATGCCTACTAGCGCTTCTGGCGACAAATCGCCTGTCGCCAGTGTAG
- a CDS encoding carboxypeptidase-like regulatory domain-containing protein, giving the protein MDIEVSAKLRRGCSARPPVTNAWQGMLLHGATRSTRFSAVWLALFWLLVTGCAPSTGQSPCCGKLRVNVRTESAHKADERPVADVRVELYPMQPGPGLAFETDRRGFGAHIGVPVGTYRVRFTHPDFMPVEVTDVVIHTWPAVELNVHLPPRIADYPNIIRRVRHRPPLIDTEGGSIRYVIRN; this is encoded by the coding sequence ATGGACATTGAGGTCTCCGCCAAACTTCGTAGAGGATGTTCGGCGCGTCCACCGGTGACGAACGCCTGGCAGGGGATGCTACTGCACGGTGCAACGCGAAGCACGCGCTTTTCAGCCGTTTGGTTGGCGCTCTTCTGGCTGCTAGTCACTGGCTGTGCGCCTTCAACTGGACAAAGCCCCTGCTGCGGTAAGCTGCGGGTCAACGTCCGCACCGAGAGCGCCCACAAAGCGGACGAGCGTCCGGTCGCCGACGTTCGAGTTGAGCTTTACCCGATGCAGCCCGGTCCGGGGTTGGCGTTTGAAACCGACCGGCGAGGTTTCGGCGCACACATCGGCGTCCCCGTGGGAACTTACCGCGTCCGCTTCACGCACCCCGACTTCATGCCTGTCGAAGTCACCGACGTCGTGATTCACACTTGGCCCGCCGTCGAACTGAACGTCCATCTGCCGCCGCGCATCGCCGATTATCCAAACATCATCCGGCGGGTACGCCACCGGCCGCCCTTGATTGATACAGAGGGTGGCTCAATCCGGTACGTGATTCGCAACTAA